TCCTCCCTGTTTATGTATGTGTTGTATCCCTGAAGGACATCGGCATCCATGTACCTCATGCCATAAACCGCATTTTTCAATGTGTTTTTCTCAAGCACTGTATCGGCATCGTAAGTTGCTATGATCTCGCCATGACTCATTGAGTATGCATAATTCAATGCAGATGCCTTTGTTAAGTTTCCATGCCTCTCGAAGACGTGAACCCTTCCATCCCTTTCATAGGACTTTGCTATTCTATATGTATCATCATCCGAGTTATCAACAACAACAAAAAGCTCAAAATTATCGTAAGCCTGACTAAGTATGGATTCTATGCACCTGCCTATAACAGTTTCCTCATTCTTTGCAGGTACTATTATACTGACAAGCGGTTTATAATTATCCCAGTCAAAATCTATATCATAATCATGAAAATGAAGGTAACCAATCAGCAGGATTGGAAACTGGTATATTGAATAGACTATACCAACAACAATTAGAAGTATTCCAATATCCTGTGCAATATCCATCCGGTGCTAATCCCATATTTATATATAAATTATTTCATAATCTTTATTAATAAAGCAGGAGAAAACTTTATCGATTAATAAATTTTTATTACAATATTATTTATAGTCATCATTTCATGCACCTTTAAAAATATGAATATTTATCGAAATAATCAATGTTCATGAAGAATGATACGCCAAAACTAATGCTTTTATCCATCTTTGTCGATGAATGGAATGTATTTACAGTACCAATGCTGGGCATATGAATGTATTTACAGTACCAATGCTGGGCATATTTTTAATAAGATATTTCAATGCAGACGCAGCGTGGACAGGCATTTTAACAGGCGCAACGTTAGGTGGTGCTGCCATTGGCTCAATACTGGGCGGCATTATTAATGACTCTCTTGGCAGGAGAAAAAGTTTTTTAATAAATAATATAATTTTTATAATAGCAGCAATTGCGTCTCTTTTTTCAAGGAATGTCTTGATGTTCACGGTATCAAGATTCATTGCAGGATTTCCTGTTGGCTCAGACATACCAAACGTTTATTCATATATAATGGAGAGCTCATCACCAGGAAAACGCGAGTACTTTGGAACAATGAACACTGAAATGGCAACACTTGCAATACTGTCAATAAATTCTATTATATTATTAATGCTGCTTATACACCTATCAAAGATTATATGGAGATTAGTTATATTTTCATCAGTTATTCCAAATATAATATTATTAATAAACTATAACAGGCTTGATAATATAAGTGTAAATAATCATGGATACATAAACTTCATAAAAAAGCTAAGGGAAAACAATTTAAAATGGCACGCAACTTTATACTCCTGGATCTGCGGCATATGCAGCAGCGTTGAGGTAAGCACATTTGCATTTTTCATTCCATATATAGTAACAAGACTTCATATATATAATATAATAGGCTCCAGGATAATAACTCTTTTAATATACGCTTTTGGTGTACCTGCAGGCATTATAGGTCCATTGATGCTGCCAAGGCTTGGGCTTAAAAGACTTGGCTCATACGGATTTATAATTGCCTTTATATCACTTATTGGCTCAGGTTTATCGATCTATCTTGGCCGCTATTATATAACATTAATCTTCATGGTAATCTTTATCTTTGGAAACCACTGGAACAATCAGCCATTATTGACGGCTCAGGCCCTGGTCTCATCCAGGGAATACCGTGGAACTGCAATAGGTTTAAGCAATTTCATAGGCAATGTTCCATCATTCTTGGCCGTGCTTGCATTTCCAACAATTGTTTCCATCATAGGTCTTGGAATTGCAACAATGTTAATATCAATTGCATCACTTACCGGAATAATAGTCTCATCGAAGGTATTTATAGAAATTTACAGATATACTGAATCATTTTAAATTAAACTCCAGTATCAAGG
This window of the Picrophilus oshimae DSM 9789 genome carries:
- a CDS encoding MFS transporter; translation: MNVFTVPMLGIFLIRYFNADAAWTGILTGATLGGAAIGSILGGIINDSLGRRKSFLINNIIFIIAAIASLFSRNVLMFTVSRFIAGFPVGSDIPNVYSYIMESSSPGKREYFGTMNTEMATLAILSINSIILLMLLIHLSKIIWRLVIFSSVIPNIILLINYNRLDNISVNNHGYINFIKKLRENNLKWHATLYSWICGICSSVEVSTFAFFIPYIVTRLHIYNIIGSRIITLLIYAFGVPAGIIGPLMLPRLGLKRLGSYGFIIAFISLIGSGLSIYLGRYYITLIFMVIFIFGNHWNNQPLLTAQALVSSREYRGTAIGLSNFIGNVPSFLAVLAFPTIVSIIGLGIATMLISIASLTGIIVSSKVFIEIYRYTESF